A window of the Isosphaera pallida ATCC 43644 genome harbors these coding sequences:
- a CDS encoding carboxylate-amine ligase: MTSPPLIFNHNDYPTLGVELEVQLVDHHTMGLVSAIEPILKNLPPGLENRIKPELMQCYLEVNTDVCRTVDEVGIDLADKVAAVERAANPLGVKVHWSGTHPFSNWRHQEVTNNARYHQLIEQMEDTARRLVTFGLHVHVGVDTGDKAIMICDRIVRHLPTLLALSSNSPFWNGRDTGLCSQRIKVLENLPTAGPPPLMRNWSEFVWLVRTLIKTGFIQTIREIWWDVRPHHGFGTVEVRVCDTPADLKTVLALTALVQCLVHALSKEIDNGVYFVDSHPMMARQNRWRACRYGLDAELVDPFNQEPRPARKLVEQLVALLRPVADELGCTKHLETALELAAQPSGASRQRIDYAETHDLAEVVRRGLARSRLTPSSIPTPVTATV, encoded by the coding sequence ATGACTAGTCCCCCTCTGATTTTCAACCACAACGACTATCCCACCCTGGGCGTTGAGTTGGAGGTCCAACTCGTCGATCACCATACGATGGGCCTGGTCAGCGCCATCGAGCCGATTCTCAAAAACCTGCCCCCCGGTCTCGAGAATCGGATCAAGCCAGAACTGATGCAGTGCTATCTGGAAGTCAACACGGATGTTTGCCGGACGGTGGATGAGGTTGGGATCGACCTGGCCGACAAGGTGGCTGCGGTCGAACGCGCTGCCAACCCTCTAGGGGTCAAGGTCCATTGGTCCGGTACCCATCCGTTTTCCAACTGGCGGCATCAAGAGGTGACCAACAACGCCCGCTATCATCAACTCATCGAACAGATGGAGGACACCGCCCGGCGTTTGGTCACGTTCGGATTACACGTCCATGTGGGAGTCGATACCGGCGACAAGGCGATTATGATTTGCGACCGGATCGTTCGCCATCTGCCCACCTTGCTAGCGCTTTCGAGCAACTCCCCCTTCTGGAATGGCCGCGACACCGGGCTTTGCTCGCAACGGATCAAGGTTCTCGAGAATTTGCCCACCGCCGGCCCGCCGCCTCTCATGCGCAACTGGAGCGAATTCGTCTGGCTGGTGCGGACCCTGATCAAGACCGGCTTCATTCAAACGATTCGTGAAATCTGGTGGGACGTGCGGCCCCACCACGGATTCGGCACGGTGGAGGTGCGGGTTTGCGACACCCCCGCCGATCTCAAAACCGTTTTGGCCCTCACAGCGCTGGTGCAATGCCTAGTCCACGCCTTGTCCAAAGAGATCGACAACGGTGTGTACTTTGTGGACAGTCACCCTATGATGGCGCGTCAGAATCGCTGGCGGGCCTGCCGCTATGGTTTGGACGCTGAGCTCGTTGATCCATTCAATCAGGAGCCGCGTCCGGCTCGCAAACTGGTCGAACAACTCGTGGCGCTTCTGCGTCCAGTGGCCGACGAACTCGGATGCACTAAGCATTTGGAAACCGCGCTGGAATTGGCGGCTCAGCCTTCGGGAGCCAGCCGTCAACGGATCGATTACGCCGAAACCCACGACCTGGCCGAGGTGGTGCGACGGGGATTGGCTCGATCGCGTTTGACCCCATCCTCCATCCCCACCCCCGTAACCGCCACAGTATGA
- a CDS encoding ABC transporter permease, producing MVRTLGWLIWDTFRQSLANRLFWLMLGVTILSVVFCLSISVPESAPVRDPKDPLGELYLPNDRSLAEAVAKGEHVSSGAMTVGFGLMQVDFFRDSQSQVQFIRLVMAIGVAGVVGTLLILIFTGGFLPEFLQPSAASVLLAKPAPRWILLVGKYLGVMTFVAFHAALFVGLTWAAIGIRTSDWSPEYLLAFPLVLVHVGMIYGFSAFVGVLTRNPIAAVFGAVVFWVMCFATNYARHSAVALPEITRIERQNQLELERGRKITEEAEARAKARAEERKAKGLPEVEEMEPGMEIVPGVAGLDPESTADPHLVQGDLEEPKANSDGERNEGAGAVYEVAQQSSGLKWFTELSYWIMPKPADLAIVLERGIVGDLTHFASPQEFETVINMGEFHAGWSIASSLLMTLFWLGLAIHEFSKMDY from the coding sequence GTGGTTCGCACCCTGGGTTGGTTGATCTGGGACACCTTTCGTCAGTCGCTGGCCAATCGGCTCTTCTGGTTGATGCTCGGCGTGACCATCTTGAGCGTGGTCTTTTGCCTAAGCATCTCGGTGCCAGAATCGGCCCCCGTCCGCGACCCCAAAGACCCCCTGGGCGAGTTGTACCTGCCCAACGACCGGAGCTTGGCCGAAGCCGTTGCCAAAGGCGAGCATGTCTCCAGCGGCGCAATGACCGTCGGCTTTGGCCTGATGCAAGTCGATTTCTTCCGCGACTCCCAAAGTCAAGTCCAATTCATTCGTCTGGTCATGGCCATCGGCGTCGCCGGAGTGGTCGGCACCCTGCTGATCCTTATCTTCACCGGCGGCTTCCTGCCTGAGTTCCTTCAACCTTCCGCCGCTTCGGTTCTTCTGGCCAAACCGGCTCCGCGATGGATTCTGCTCGTCGGCAAATACCTCGGCGTGATGACATTTGTTGCTTTTCACGCTGCCCTGTTCGTCGGGCTGACCTGGGCCGCCATCGGGATCCGCACCAGCGATTGGAGCCCGGAATATCTCCTGGCGTTTCCGTTGGTGTTGGTTCATGTCGGCATGATTTACGGGTTCTCGGCCTTCGTGGGGGTGTTGACCCGCAACCCGATCGCGGCGGTCTTCGGCGCGGTGGTTTTTTGGGTGATGTGTTTTGCCACCAACTATGCCCGCCACTCTGCGGTGGCGTTGCCGGAGATCACGCGGATCGAACGCCAAAATCAACTCGAGCTGGAACGCGGCCGAAAGATCACGGAAGAAGCTGAAGCCCGGGCCAAAGCCCGTGCCGAGGAACGCAAGGCCAAGGGACTCCCGGAAGTTGAAGAAATGGAGCCCGGCATGGAGATCGTTCCCGGCGTGGCTGGTCTGGATCCTGAGTCCACCGCCGATCCCCATCTGGTCCAAGGCGATCTGGAAGAGCCAAAGGCCAACTCTGATGGTGAACGGAACGAGGGGGCGGGAGCGGTTTACGAGGTGGCCCAACAATCAAGCGGTCTGAAGTGGTTCACTGAACTCAGTTATTGGATCATGCCCAAGCCGGCCGATCTGGCGATCGTGCTGGAGCGGGGCATCGTCGGTGACCTGACCCACTTCGCCTCGCCTCAAGAGTTCGAGACCGTCATTAACATGGGCGAGTTCCACGCCGGGTGGTCTATTGCCAGTTCGCTGCTGATGACCTTGTTCTGGTTGGGTTTGGCAATCCACGAGTTCTCCAAAATGGATTACTGA
- a CDS encoding ABC transporter ATP-binding protein yields the protein MMTTTDTAPVERDRAVAVSEATPDPRMRPVAEFVEVVKDYPTNWLRWGMLRAVDHVSLTIAPGEVFGLLGPNRAGKTTLVKILLSLTQPTSGTVKRFDQPTTNRETLKRIGYVHENQAFPRYLTATELLRYYGALSQLSTAKIEVIVPILLEKVGLADRAREPISRFSKGMVQRLGLAQALLNDPDLLVLDEPAEGLDLDGRRMVADLIAQRREAGKTVLLVTHLLAEAERVCDRVAVILGGKIVRQGTVAELTNQGTTSLEETLSPIYAAGRTAVSAAAFNG from the coding sequence ATGATGACGACAACCGACACCGCTCCGGTGGAACGGGATCGAGCCGTTGCGGTTTCCGAGGCGACCCCGGACCCGCGGATGCGACCTGTTGCGGAGTTTGTGGAGGTGGTCAAGGATTATCCGACCAACTGGCTGCGGTGGGGAATGCTGCGGGCGGTGGACCACGTCAGCTTGACCATCGCGCCCGGTGAGGTCTTCGGCTTGCTGGGGCCCAACCGCGCTGGCAAAACCACCTTGGTCAAAATCCTGCTCTCGCTGACCCAACCCACCTCTGGAACCGTCAAACGATTCGATCAGCCCACCACGAACCGGGAGACGCTCAAGCGAATCGGCTATGTTCATGAGAATCAGGCGTTTCCCCGCTATCTGACCGCCACCGAATTGCTCAGGTACTACGGTGCCTTGAGCCAACTTTCCACGGCCAAGATCGAGGTTATAGTACCAATCCTTCTGGAGAAGGTTGGTCTGGCCGACCGGGCTCGAGAACCGATTTCCCGCTTCAGCAAGGGGATGGTGCAACGCCTGGGCCTGGCTCAAGCGCTGCTGAACGACCCCGACCTGCTGGTGCTGGACGAGCCAGCCGAGGGCCTCGACCTAGACGGACGACGCATGGTGGCCGACCTGATCGCCCAACGGCGCGAGGCGGGCAAGACGGTCCTCTTGGTCACTCACCTGCTGGCCGAGGCCGAGCGGGTCTGCGATCGGGTGGCGGTCATCCTGGGAGGCAAGATCGTCCGCCAGGGAACCGTGGCCGAACTGACCAACCAGGGCACCACCTCCCTCGAAGAGACGCTCTCGCCGATTTACGCCGCGGGTCGAACCGCCGTCTCGGCCGCCGCGTTCAATGGCTGA